TAGGCGCCCTTGGCCATCACCGAACGACGGTTGTCGTAGGTGATCAGGTCACCGGTACTCGGCTTGAAGATATACGGCGCTTCCGCGGCCGCGTCGTAATACTCCTCCCATTCGCCTGTGGCGATGCGGCCGACGATATCGCGGTAGTCCACAACCCCATCTTCCCAGGTGCCGCTCACCATGCCGGTGGCGGTACCGGTCATGTGATCGTTGCCAGTCCAGCCGGAAACACCGGTCCAGCCGCGACCATACATGGCGGCACCCACCACCAGCTTGCCGGGATCAACACCCAGGCCCAGCAGGTTCTGGATGCCGTTGTGGGTGGTGTAGTCGGTATCCGGGCGCCAGGTTGGCGCGTACAGAGCAGCCTGGTGACCCAGTACTTCGTTGCTCCAGCCGCCGTAGAAGTCGTAGGTCATTACGAAGAAGTAATCCATGTACTGCTGTACATCGGTGTAATCCACATCTTCGATCTTGTCGGAGCCTGCACCAATTGCAGAAGTGAGCTCGTATTTACGGCCAGTTTCCTGCTCCAGGCCGTCGAGCATGGCGCGCAGGTCGCGCATCAGCAGGCGATAGGTTTCACCATCGATCGCCGGGTCGCCGAGGCTCGGGTTGGCACCCTGGCCACCCGGGTATTCCCAGTCGATATCCACACCGTCGAAGAATTTCCAGGTGCGCATAAATTCTTCGACGGAATCGACGAAGGTTTTACGCTTGGCCGCATCGCTGAAGAAATAGAAGGGGTCGGACAGGGTCCAGCCGCCGATGGAAGGCAGAATTTTCAGGTCCGGGTAGGCCTGCTTCAGGGCCATCAGCTGGCCGAAGTTACCCTTGTAGGGATCCGAGAAAGTCTGGTCGGCCTGGGCTTTTTGCAGTGCGGCAAACGGATCGTGCAGGGAAACCTTGAAGTCCTCACGACCGGAACAGGAGCGCTGCAGGGCCTGGAAGGAGCCTTCGATTTCCTTGAGGCTGTCGTTGATACCGTCGCCACCACAAATGGGAATAAACCCGTAGATCAGGTGGGTCAGGTTGTAGGAAGGCATCATGTCGACGGAGAACTTGCGCCCGTATACGCCCCACTCCACAAAGTAAGTGCCCACCACTGAATTACTGGTGTTCTGGTATGGCTGGTTGTTTTCACCGGCGTTTACGGTGATCGGGTCCAGGTGGCTGCCGTCGGTGTCGGCAACTACGATGTCTTTCGCCGCGGAAGTCGCGCAGCCATCGTCGTTACACAGTGCCACCTGCAGGGAGTATTGTCCGCCCTGGGCAACCTGCAGTGTCGCGGAGCCAGTCTGGGTGGCACCACCGCTGACAGATTGTTCCAGCACCACTTCGCCGTTGAGCAGGTACTGTGCGGTGGTCGCCGGATCGCCGGACCACTTGGACCAGGCGACCGGTACTTCCGCATAGTCGTTGATCGTTACCAGCTGCTCGTAGGCAGTGGCCGCCTCATCGACTTCAATAATGGCGAAGCTGGTTTCCATCCAGTCGATGGTGGGAGCGCCGGGCGCGGCGATGGCAGAGGAGCTGGCGAGACCGAGCGCCAGGAGTGCGCGGCGCCAGTGGCTTGGAGTGAGCCCTTTCATTGATTGTCACCTTGTCGTTATCTTTTATGGGTAAGGATCTATCAACGAAGGCAGCGGTGTGCGATATCCGTCAAACCTCGACGGGCTTCACTGCCCTCGATGGAACGGCATGTAACTGCGTATGCCGGTACTGCTTGTTACTGTGGTATTCAATAACTTCTTGAACAGGTACCTCTCGACGCGCGGTCTGCAGCCCGCACAATGACATCGCTGTCATTTTTTCATAAAAATATGACAGCGATGTCATCAGGTTTTCACCTTACCCCGCTACCAGCCGACCTGACCAGCCCCCTCAGGCAGTCTTGAGAGGTAAGTCACACGCGGGGATCAGTTATTGGCGCTCAAATCTTCACCGGAATGAACACCGGACGGGAGGAAGCTTCCGATTTGCTTTCGCAACGAAATATCATCGGATGCCATGCACGACAGACGCACACCTCGAAGACACAACGG
Above is a window of Microbulbifer salipaludis DNA encoding:
- a CDS encoding glycosyl hydrolase family 18 protein, giving the protein MKGLTPSHWRRALLALGLASSSAIAAPGAPTIDWMETSFAIIEVDEAATAYEQLVTINDYAEVPVAWSKWSGDPATTAQYLLNGEVVLEQSVSGGATQTGSATLQVAQGGQYSLQVALCNDDGCATSAAKDIVVADTDGSHLDPITVNAGENNQPYQNTSNSVVGTYFVEWGVYGRKFSVDMMPSYNLTHLIYGFIPICGGDGINDSLKEIEGSFQALQRSCSGREDFKVSLHDPFAALQKAQADQTFSDPYKGNFGQLMALKQAYPDLKILPSIGGWTLSDPFYFFSDAAKRKTFVDSVEEFMRTWKFFDGVDIDWEYPGGQGANPSLGDPAIDGETYRLLMRDLRAMLDGLEQETGRKYELTSAIGAGSDKIEDVDYTDVQQYMDYFFVMTYDFYGGWSNEVLGHQAALYAPTWRPDTDYTTHNGIQNLLGLGVDPGKLVVGAAMYGRGWTGVSGWTGNDHMTGTATGMVSGTWEDGVVDYRDIVGRIATGEWEEYYDAAAEAPYIFKPSTGDLITYDNRRSVMAKGAYVQSNNLAGLFSWEIDADNGDIMNAMHESLGHGDGFDNRAPVARAGGDQSVDSGASVTLDGSTSSDLDNDPLSYSWTQVSGTSVTLQNATSAAASFIAPAVTADEELVFALTVSDGAASDSDQVSVMVAADQPNQAPSADAGADQIVITPATVTLSGAASSDPEGDALTYSWTQISGASVSLSDTSAVSPSFTAAEVAAEQELVFELNVNDGSLSDATPDQVSIFLLPPDANTPPEVSVPAQVTVQEGASTSITATGSDADGDALTYTWSGMASGSGDTIVITAPQVEADTDFTLTVTVSDGIDSASASVTVTVTNSTGGGGCDMTDPNAGNFPAWQSGSTYLGGDRVSFDNLVWEAKYWTQQEPGFSAADWKLVSDVEVPWNASTAYNGGDEVNHNGKRYRAKWWTQGQDPSSSSDWEEIGDATCN